A genome region from Marasmius oreades isolate 03SP1 chromosome 5, whole genome shotgun sequence includes the following:
- a CDS encoding uncharacterized protein (BUSCO:EOG092642CB) yields the protein MLRLWAFSQKPSPHISLSVSRRIHSTAVSKAAPVPTPNSTDFAAPQKWHPHSIRTGVIARKRGMTSVWNDQGVRIPVTVLQLESCQVTANIVTVRKDQSEYHAVQVAASDKPAKSTTRQMKGHFRTAQVPPKRIVREFPVTPDAHVPVGTTLSAIHFVPGQFVDVAAKSIGKGFAGGMKRWGFKGLRASHGVSVSHRKIGATGAHQDPGRVWPGKKMPGRLGGERITTQNLAVIRVDSSLNLIYVKGAVPGVDDAHVLVKDAKKKLVALGQHNQTKGLYEKVLPKGVDDLPFPAGTSEMAKALPSIIEAPSYRKSPFIAQE from the exons ATGCTCAGGCTATGGGCGTTCTCCCAAAAGCCATCACCGCACATCAGCCTATCCGTCTCTAGAAGGATTCATTCAACTGCAGTTTCAAAAGCCGCTCCTGTTCCAACCCCCAATTCAACGGACTTTGCTGCCCCTCAAAAATGGCATCCTCATTCAATACGAACTGGTGTTATTGCACGGAAACGGGGAATGACTTCGGTGTGGAATGATCAGGGCGTAAGGATACCGGTCACTGTGCTGCAG CTGGAAAGCTGTCAAGTTACAGCAAACATTGTCACGGTTCGCAAAGACCAATCAGAATATCACGCAGTCCAAGTGGCAGCCTCTGACAAACCGGCCAAGTCCACAACGCGCCAGATGAAGGGGCATTTCAGGACAGCTCAAGTACCCCCCAAACGAATTGTCCGAGAATTCCCTGTCACTCCCGACGCCCATGTTCCTGTCG GGACTACTCTGTCTGCAATACACTTCGTTCCCGGTCAATTCGTGGACGTTGCCGCGAAATC GATAGGAAAAGGGTTTGCGGGAGGCATGAAGCGATGGGGTTTCAAGGGGTTGAGGGCTAGTCATGGTGTTTCGGTTTCACATCGAAAAATCGGTGCTACAGGTGCCCATCAA GATCCAGGAAGAGTATGGCCCGGTAAGAAAATGCCAGGTCGATTAGGTGGAGAGCGAATAACGACACAGAACCTCGCCGTTATACGGGTGGATTCAAGTCTGAACTTGATATACGTGAAAGGTGCTGTCCCAGGTGTTGACGATGCCCATGTATTGGTGAAGGATGCGAAGAAAAAATTGGTTGCGTTGGGCCAGCATAATCAAACCAAAGGTCTATACGAGAAGGTGCTACCGAAGGGAGTTGACGACTTGCCCTTTCCTGCTGGAACATCCGAGATGGCCAAGGCGCTACCTTCAATCATAGAAGCGCCATCTTACAGGAAGAGCCCGTTCATTGCTCAGGAATAG